In a genomic window of Octadecabacter temperatus:
- a CDS encoding L,D-transpeptidase family protein: MKPTDLVVTPTHLRFLNRKFPCSIGKGGIRDDKKEGDGATPRGTHNLVGVLYRPDRIEKPTDRAKPIHPRDLWSDDPSQPDYNQQVQAPYIYSHEKLRRADPLYNLVILTDWNWPNAVKDRGSAIFIHRWRKPGHPTEGCIGLRPADLAWIAPRLSPTTRLIVL, translated from the coding sequence ATGAAACCCACTGATCTTGTCGTCACTCCAACCCATTTACGGTTTTTGAACCGCAAGTTCCCCTGTTCAATCGGCAAGGGTGGTATTCGCGATGATAAGAAAGAAGGGGACGGCGCAACGCCGCGCGGAACGCATAACCTTGTTGGCGTTCTGTATCGCCCTGACAGGATTGAAAAGCCAACCGATCGCGCAAAGCCAATTCACCCCCGCGATTTGTGGTCCGATGACCCGTCCCAACCTGACTATAATCAACAGGTCCAAGCGCCCTATATATATAGCCATGAAAAATTGCGCCGAGCGGACCCGCTGTATAACCTCGTTATTCTGACGGATTGGAACTGGCCGAACGCCGTAAAAGACCGCGGATCAGCGATCTTCATTCACCGCTGGCGCAAACCCGGTCACCCGACAGAAGGGTGCATTGGCCTAAGACCTGCGGACCTTGCATGGATCGCTCCACGCCTTTCGCCAACAACGCGTCTAATCGTGCTTTAG
- a CDS encoding UbiH/UbiF/VisC/COQ6 family ubiquinone biosynthesis hydroxylase, with protein MNTDTDIAIVGGGLNGPTLALALADLGLRVTIIDTLPAPTRSFEDFDGRSYALALASMRLFKNIGVWTDVADHTQPMLEIKVTDGRAGEGPSPWMLHFDHAEIEEGPMGYMCEDRFLRQALLTGMDREDRITQLSGETVVAQTAGGVTLASGKTLTAQLVIGADGRSSGTAERAGIKRTGWGYGQTAIVCALEHKKPHGGIAHQFFMPTGPLAILPLPGNRCSIVWSETDARAAEIMGMNDADFLDALRPAFGDFLGEISLTGKRFSYPLNLTLANRFIADRVALIGDAAHGVHPIAGQGLNAGLRDVAALVDVISDAKKRGEDISSPAVLARYEQWRRFDTATLAVATDTFNRLFSNDNPLLRAVRDVGMGVINATPNLRRKFIREAAGLTGDLPSLMKG; from the coding sequence ATGAACACGGATACAGATATCGCAATTGTCGGTGGCGGCTTGAACGGCCCGACACTCGCCCTCGCACTGGCTGATTTAGGCCTGCGTGTCACGATAATCGACACCCTGCCCGCGCCAACGCGCAGCTTTGAAGACTTTGACGGGCGGTCTTATGCGCTCGCCCTCGCATCTATGCGTTTGTTTAAAAACATTGGCGTTTGGACCGATGTTGCCGACCACACCCAACCAATGCTTGAGATCAAAGTGACCGACGGTCGCGCGGGCGAAGGCCCGTCCCCGTGGATGCTGCATTTTGACCACGCCGAAATCGAAGAAGGCCCGATGGGCTACATGTGCGAAGACCGTTTTCTGCGCCAAGCCTTGCTGACCGGAATGGATCGTGAAGACCGGATTACTCAATTGTCTGGTGAAACTGTCGTTGCACAGACCGCGGGCGGCGTGACCCTTGCGTCCGGTAAAACACTCACCGCGCAACTGGTCATTGGCGCTGACGGGCGCTCTTCTGGAACGGCAGAGCGTGCTGGCATCAAACGCACAGGTTGGGGCTACGGGCAAACCGCCATTGTGTGCGCCTTGGAACACAAAAAACCCCACGGCGGCATCGCGCACCAGTTCTTCATGCCAACAGGCCCGCTGGCAATTCTACCCCTTCCCGGCAACCGTTGCTCCATTGTGTGGTCCGAAACCGACGCACGTGCCGCTGAGATCATGGGCATGAACGACGCCGATTTCCTGGATGCACTGCGCCCTGCGTTCGGTGACTTCTTGGGTGAAATATCTCTTACAGGTAAGCGTTTCAGCTACCCACTGAACCTGACACTCGCCAATCGTTTCATCGCTGATCGCGTTGCATTGATTGGTGACGCCGCGCACGGCGTTCATCCGATCGCCGGTCAAGGATTGAACGCGGGCCTACGCGATGTCGCAGCACTTGTGGATGTGATTTCTGACGCCAAAAAACGCGGCGAAGACATCAGCAGCCCCGCTGTTTTAGCAAGGTACGAACAATGGCGCCGATTTGATACTGCGACGCTTGCCGTCGCAACGGACACGTTCAACCGTTTGTTTTCAAACGACAACCCGCTGCTGCGTGCCGTACGTGATGTTGGAATGGGCGTGATCAATGCCACCCCGAACCTGCGACGCAAATTCATCCGCGAAGCCGCAGGACTAACCGGTGACCTCCCAAGCCTCATGAAAGGCTAG
- a CDS encoding response regulator transcription factor, producing the protein MAQLKKILLVDDDEDLREALGEQLLMTEDFDVFEAGNGAEAMTKAKEGLYDLVILDVGLPDTDGRELCRLMRKQGVKCPIVMLTGHDGDSDTILGLDAGANDYVTKPFKFPVLLARIRAQLRTHEQSEDAVFTLGPYTFQPAQKMLVTEEEKKIRLTEKETNILKFLYRATEGVVARDVLLHEVWGYNAGVTTHTLETHIYRLRQKIEPDPSNARLLVTESGGYRLVA; encoded by the coding sequence ATGGCACAACTCAAGAAAATTCTGCTCGTCGATGATGACGAGGACCTGCGCGAGGCGCTTGGTGAGCAACTGCTTATGACCGAGGACTTCGATGTCTTTGAAGCAGGCAATGGCGCCGAAGCGATGACGAAAGCCAAAGAAGGGCTTTATGATCTGGTGATTTTGGATGTCGGGCTTCCCGATACGGATGGCCGCGAGCTGTGCCGCTTGATGCGCAAGCAAGGCGTGAAATGCCCAATTGTGATGCTGACTGGCCATGATGGGGACAGTGATACGATCCTTGGGCTTGATGCTGGCGCCAACGATTACGTGACCAAACCGTTCAAGTTTCCCGTGCTTCTGGCCCGTATCCGCGCCCAGTTGCGCACGCATGAGCAATCAGAGGACGCTGTCTTTACGCTTGGGCCATATACGTTCCAGCCAGCGCAGAAGATGCTGGTCACTGAAGAAGAGAAGAAGATTCGCCTGACCGAAAAAGAGACGAATATTCTTAAGTTCCTATACCGCGCGACCGAAGGCGTCGTGGCACGTGATGTGCTGCTTCATGAGGTTTGGGGTTATAATGCGGGTGTTACAACGCACACGCTTGAGACACATATCTATCGTCTTCGTCAGAAAATTGAACCTGACCCCAGCAACGCGCGTTTGTTGGTGACGGAAAGTGGCGGTTATCGACTCGTCGCTTGA
- the trxA gene encoding thioredoxin encodes MIELGGGQQPAAANDLVKDVSEDTFMQDVVEASNEVPIIVDFWAAWCGPCKTLGPMLEEAVKKAGGRVKMVKVDVDQNQAIAGQLQIQSLPTVYAFFNGKPVDGFQGALPASEVEAFVNKIAEMGPEPDNGLDDAVEAAETMLTDGEFADAVETFSAILEEDNMHAGAAGGLIRAHLALEDLEQAEAVVNGVPAEIHDAPEVEAARAALELAKQAVDAGPVAELTAAVEADGDNHQARLDLAVALHASGDSEGAVDQLLEIFRRDREWNDGAAKAQLFTVFDALKPTDPVVLNGRRKLSSMIFA; translated from the coding sequence ATGATTGAACTTGGTGGCGGACAACAGCCCGCAGCGGCGAATGACTTGGTTAAGGACGTGAGCGAAGACACGTTCATGCAGGATGTTGTCGAAGCGTCCAACGAGGTTCCGATCATCGTCGATTTTTGGGCAGCATGGTGTGGGCCGTGCAAAACGCTTGGGCCAATGTTGGAAGAAGCGGTGAAGAAAGCCGGCGGGCGCGTGAAAATGGTGAAGGTCGATGTAGACCAGAACCAAGCCATCGCGGGCCAGTTGCAAATTCAATCCCTGCCGACGGTCTATGCGTTTTTCAACGGTAAGCCTGTTGATGGGTTCCAAGGTGCGTTGCCTGCGAGTGAGGTTGAGGCCTTTGTGAACAAGATCGCCGAAATGGGTCCAGAACCGGACAATGGTTTGGACGACGCTGTTGAGGCGGCTGAAACCATGCTTACCGATGGTGAGTTTGCCGACGCGGTAGAGACGTTTTCAGCGATTTTGGAAGAAGATAATATGCATGCGGGTGCTGCTGGTGGTTTGATCCGCGCGCATCTTGCGCTGGAGGACTTGGAGCAAGCTGAGGCCGTCGTAAACGGCGTTCCTGCGGAAATTCACGATGCGCCAGAAGTTGAAGCCGCGCGCGCGGCCTTGGAATTGGCGAAACAAGCTGTCGATGCGGGCCCTGTTGCTGAATTGACCGCAGCTGTTGAGGCGGATGGCGACAACCATCAAGCACGGCTTGATCTCGCCGTTGCGCTGCATGCGTCTGGCGACAGCGAAGGCGCGGTTGATCAACTTCTTGAGATTTTCCGTCGTGATCGCGAGTGGAATGATGGGGCTGCTAAGGCGCAGCTGTTTACAGTCTTTGACGCGCTAAAGCCCACAGATCCCGTTGTTTTGAACGGCCGCCGCAAACTGTCATCAATGATATTTGCTTGA
- a CDS encoding Trm112 family protein — protein MTQSDERKFDPKMLEALVCPQCQGRLNYDASTQELISNVARLAYPIRGGIPVLLIDEARIIDPD, from the coding sequence ATGACACAGAGCGACGAGCGTAAATTTGACCCGAAAATGCTAGAAGCCTTGGTCTGTCCGCAATGTCAGGGGCGGTTAAACTATGACGCGTCGACCCAAGAATTAATCAGCAATGTTGCGCGCTTGGCCTATCCGATCAGGGGTGGAATTCCAGTGTTACTGATTGACGAGGCGCGGATAATCGACCCTGACTAG
- the xth gene encoding exodeoxyribonuclease III, translating into MSFTLATWNINSVRLREGLVARLMTEEAPDVLCLQECKSPVEKIPLEQFHALGYRHMVARGQKGYNGVAIFSKMAIEEVDAQDFASLGHARHIAGRLENGVTVHNFYVPAGGDKPDREINEKFGQKLDYLSEMRDYFNASKPEKAILVGDLNIAPREDDVWDHKKLLKIVSHTPVEVEALAETQAAGDWVDVTRADVPEGKLYSWWSYRAKDWDTADKGRRLDHIWATSDIASSAHSSCVIRAVRGWEQPSDHAPVFATFDL; encoded by the coding sequence ATGTCATTTACGCTTGCCACTTGGAACATCAATTCGGTGCGTTTACGCGAAGGTTTGGTTGCGCGTTTGATGACAGAAGAAGCGCCTGATGTGCTGTGTTTGCAGGAGTGCAAAAGCCCTGTTGAAAAGATCCCGTTGGAGCAGTTTCACGCCCTTGGTTACCGCCACATGGTTGCGCGAGGGCAGAAGGGATACAACGGTGTTGCGATCTTTTCCAAGATGGCGATTGAGGAAGTGGATGCGCAGGATTTCGCGTCTCTTGGTCATGCCCGCCACATCGCTGGACGGTTGGAAAATGGGGTTACGGTTCACAACTTTTATGTGCCAGCGGGGGGCGATAAACCGGACCGTGAGATCAATGAAAAGTTTGGCCAAAAGCTCGACTATCTATCTGAAATGCGGGATTATTTTAACGCAAGTAAACCAGAGAAAGCGATCCTAGTTGGGGACCTGAATATCGCACCGCGTGAGGACGATGTTTGGGACCACAAGAAGCTGTTGAAAATCGTTAGTCACACCCCTGTCGAAGTTGAAGCGCTGGCCGAAACGCAGGCGGCGGGTGATTGGGTTGATGTAACCCGCGCGGACGTACCAGAGGGTAAGTTATACAGCTGGTGGAGCTACCGCGCCAAGGATTGGGACACGGCCGATAAAGGTCGCCGCTTGGACCACATTTGGGCCACGTCTGACATTGCCAGCTCCGCGCATTCAAGCTGCGTTATTCGCGCCGTTCGCGGATGGGAGCAGCCAAGCGACCACGCACCGGTTTTCGCGACGTTTGATTTGTAA
- a CDS encoding aminotransferase class I/II-fold pyridoxal phosphate-dependent enzyme, whose translation MTYPERFSNLPAYAWPRLRALLDVHEPGGEPVNMTIGEPQHPFPSFVPDVMAESVGEFANYPRNEGAPELLAAICGWVTRRYSVDITPDRVLVLNGTREGLYNAAMALCPEVKNGKQPVVLLPNPFYQVYAIAALSVNAEPVMVPATAESGYLPDYAALDPEILDRTTIAYICSPANPQGAVASREYWAQLIALAEKHDFKIFADECYSEIYRDTPPMGVLEAAADTGCDPERVVAFHSLSKRSNLPGLRSGFVVSGPKNTKEMRQLRAYAGAPLPMPIQRVSTRVWSDEAHVIENRALYRAKFDAADAIFAGVNSYTSPEAGFFLWLPVEDGESAARKLWKETGVRVLPGAYLSRPDPSGDPGEGYIRVALVAPIEEMQRGLTQIRDCLYT comes from the coding sequence ATGACGTACCCCGAGCGGTTTTCGAACCTACCGGCCTATGCGTGGCCGCGCTTGCGCGCTTTACTCGACGTCCATGAACCGGGCGGCGAGCCTGTAAACATGACCATTGGTGAGCCTCAGCATCCGTTCCCAAGTTTTGTGCCTGACGTGATGGCTGAATCTGTTGGGGAATTTGCGAATTACCCAAGAAACGAAGGCGCGCCAGAGCTTTTGGCAGCGATCTGTGGATGGGTTACACGCCGCTATTCTGTAGATATTACGCCTGACCGTGTGCTGGTTTTGAACGGAACCCGTGAGGGATTGTACAACGCGGCGATGGCGCTTTGCCCTGAAGTGAAGAACGGAAAACAGCCCGTCGTGTTGTTGCCGAACCCGTTTTACCAAGTGTACGCGATTGCGGCTTTGTCGGTGAATGCGGAACCTGTGATGGTCCCTGCAACAGCTGAATCTGGATATTTGCCTGATTACGCAGCACTTGATCCTGAAATACTGGATCGCACAACGATTGCTTACATCTGTAGCCCCGCCAATCCACAGGGTGCCGTTGCAAGCCGCGAATACTGGGCGCAACTGATCGCGCTTGCTGAAAAGCACGATTTCAAGATTTTCGCGGATGAGTGCTATTCCGAGATTTATCGCGACACGCCGCCGATGGGTGTGCTTGAGGCCGCGGCTGATACTGGGTGTGACCCTGAACGCGTGGTTGCGTTTCATTCTTTGTCCAAGCGCAGCAACCTTCCGGGCCTGCGGTCTGGCTTTGTGGTGAGCGGGCCAAAGAACACCAAAGAAATGCGTCAGCTGCGGGCCTATGCGGGCGCGCCGCTTCCTATGCCGATCCAGCGCGTGTCGACGCGTGTTTGGTCAGATGAGGCCCACGTAATTGAAAACCGCGCGCTTTACCGTGCGAAATTTGACGCCGCAGACGCGATTTTTGCAGGCGTGAATAGCTACACTTCACCGGAGGCAGGGTTTTTCCTGTGGCTTCCGGTTGAGGATGGAGAATCCGCAGCACGTAAGCTGTGGAAAGAAACTGGCGTTCGGGTTTTGCCCGGCGCGTACCTGAGCCGTCCCGATCCAAGCGGTGACCCAGGCGAAGGTTATATCCGGGTGGCACTCGTCGCCCCAATAGAAGAAATGCAGCGTGGTTTGACCCAAATCCGCGACTGTTTGTACACGTGA
- a CDS encoding aminotransferase: MQIEPFGVEQWMNAWETKCELNLAETCVASLTLSELMQMAGTTQQMPSELAAMQMTYGEIRGSTRLRGLVAGMFAEQAAENVLITHGTIGANHMVYQTLVGAGDHVVAVTPTYQQHTAIPRSLGAKVTEVALSEAGGWLPDWDAVAAAVTPSTKVIALTNPNNPTGALIDRAGLECVVEIARSVGAWVLCDEVYRGTEQGVPAPSIVDVYDKGISTGSTSKAFSLAGLRLGWIIGPESLLDACEIHRDYTTISVGMVDDYFAAMALEAKDVILERSHEITRGNLAMLDAWVQGEPKARYVKPKAGTTAFVALNLDIPSYDQCVALLKDTGVMFTPGSALGVEGYVRIGFACYPKVLKEGLERVSEWLAKQPVAS, encoded by the coding sequence ATGCAAATTGAACCGTTCGGAGTTGAGCAATGGATGAATGCTTGGGAAACCAAGTGTGAACTGAACTTGGCAGAGACCTGTGTGGCGTCATTGACGCTTTCGGAGTTGATGCAAATGGCGGGGACCACGCAGCAGATGCCGAGCGAATTGGCCGCGATGCAGATGACCTATGGCGAGATTCGGGGGTCAACCAGATTGCGCGGGTTGGTGGCTGGGATGTTTGCGGAGCAGGCGGCTGAGAATGTGCTGATTACACACGGAACAATTGGTGCAAATCACATGGTTTATCAGACGCTTGTTGGCGCTGGAGACCATGTTGTGGCGGTGACGCCGACCTATCAACAACATACTGCAATTCCGCGATCCTTGGGGGCCAAAGTTACCGAAGTCGCGTTGAGTGAGGCAGGGGGCTGGTTGCCGGATTGGGATGCAGTCGCGGCGGCGGTGACGCCAAGCACAAAGGTTATCGCGTTGACCAATCCGAATAACCCAACGGGTGCATTGATTGATCGTGCTGGGTTGGAGTGCGTTGTTGAAATCGCGCGAAGCGTTGGCGCGTGGGTGCTGTGCGACGAGGTTTATCGTGGGACAGAGCAAGGCGTTCCTGCGCCGTCTATTGTTGATGTTTACGACAAAGGAATTTCAACGGGGTCTACGTCTAAGGCGTTTTCTTTGGCGGGGCTTCGATTGGGTTGGATTATTGGGCCAGAAAGCCTGCTGGATGCCTGCGAGATTCACCGTGATTACACGACGATCAGTGTTGGTATGGTCGATGACTACTTCGCGGCGATGGCGCTTGAGGCGAAGGACGTGATTTTGGAACGCTCACATGAGATCACGCGCGGCAACCTTGCGATGTTGGATGCTTGGGTGCAGGGCGAGCCTAAGGCGCGCTATGTAAAGCCTAAAGCCGGAACTACGGCGTTTGTGGCACTTAATCTGGATATTCCTTCATATGATCAATGTGTTGCGTTGCTAAAAGACACGGGCGTGATGTTTACACCGGGATCAGCGCTGGGCGTTGAGGGATACGTACGGATCGGATTCGCATGTTACCCGAAAGTTCTTAAGGAAGGGTTAGAGCGGGTCTCAGAGTGGCTGGCAAAGCAACCTGTGGCCAGTTAG
- a CDS encoding amidase, with amino-acid sequence MQDWLWATAADLGRGIGAGEIDPVDLCEVYLTAIDAHPLRDRIYARVTHDRARVEAKAASDRAKAGQRLSPLDGVPISWKDLFDTAGVATEAGTKMMEGRVPDRDAEVLRVATGMGLVCLGKTHMTEIAFSGLGYNPVTATPPCVNDAEAVPGGSSSGAGASVAFGLAAAAIGSDTGGSVRIPSMWNDLVGLKTTFGRLSVEGSVALCSEFDTVGPLCRSVEDAALVLSALEGGSPVDLKGASLKGMRFAALRTVVMDDMREVPLSGYQTSVAKLEAAGAEIVPLEVPELTRAFEMSGPLFTADAYANWRDLIKQDGDKMYWQIYNRVMAGKEVLAHDFLACWDELRAIRAAYASATAPFDAVLCPGSPIMPPNCEKLATDEEYYLSENLLALRNTRVANLMGLASLVLPTSVPSVGIMLNVAADDDARLLRIGAAAEAALA; translated from the coding sequence ATGCAAGATTGGCTTTGGGCAACGGCGGCAGATTTGGGGCGCGGAATTGGTGCTGGAGAGATTGATCCGGTTGATCTGTGCGAGGTCTATCTAACGGCCATTGATGCGCATCCGTTGCGGGACCGGATCTATGCACGCGTGACCCATGATAGGGCGCGGGTTGAGGCGAAAGCGGCGTCTGATCGTGCGAAAGCTGGGCAGCGTTTGTCACCGTTGGACGGTGTTCCGATCAGCTGGAAAGACCTGTTTGATACCGCCGGTGTTGCGACCGAAGCGGGGACAAAGATGATGGAAGGCCGCGTTCCTGATCGGGATGCCGAAGTGTTGCGTGTGGCGACAGGTATGGGGCTGGTTTGCTTGGGCAAGACGCATATGACTGAAATTGCGTTTTCGGGCCTTGGCTATAATCCGGTAACTGCGACACCACCTTGCGTGAATGACGCAGAAGCGGTTCCAGGTGGGTCGTCATCTGGGGCGGGGGCGTCCGTTGCGTTTGGATTAGCGGCTGCGGCGATTGGGTCAGACACTGGCGGGTCCGTGCGGATTCCGTCTATGTGGAATGATCTTGTCGGCCTCAAGACAACGTTTGGGCGCTTGTCCGTCGAAGGGTCGGTCGCGCTGTGTTCAGAATTTGATACCGTCGGTCCATTGTGTCGATCCGTGGAGGATGCGGCGTTGGTGTTGAGCGCGCTAGAAGGCGGATCGCCTGTGGACCTGAAGGGCGCTTCATTGAAAGGAATGCGGTTCGCCGCGTTGCGGACAGTGGTTATGGACGACATGCGCGAGGTGCCCTTGTCTGGGTATCAAACTTCAGTTGCGAAACTTGAAGCGGCGGGCGCTGAAATTGTACCGTTAGAGGTGCCTGAGCTTACACGCGCATTTGAGATGTCTGGCCCTTTGTTTACGGCGGATGCCTATGCCAACTGGCGCGATTTGATCAAACAGGATGGCGATAAGATGTATTGGCAAATCTACAATCGTGTGATGGCTGGCAAGGAGGTCTTAGCCCATGATTTTCTCGCCTGTTGGGACGAGTTGCGCGCCATTCGTGCGGCTTACGCATCAGCCACCGCGCCGTTCGATGCCGTGCTATGCCCAGGATCGCCTATTATGCCGCCGAACTGCGAAAAACTGGCAACCGATGAGGAATACTACCTTTCTGAGAACCTATTGGCGCTGCGCAATACGAGGGTTGCGAATTTGATGGGCTTGGCCTCGCTTGTGTTGCCAACCAGCGTGCCGTCGGTTGGGATAATGTTGAACGTGGCAGCGGACGATGACGCCCGATTGCTGCGGATTGGGGCCGCCGCAGAGGCTGCGCTGGCCTAA
- the ribA gene encoding GTP cyclohydrolase II, translating to MTFPTTALIPTLTERLARARADLGMGVPVVVCDGDHAVMILAAETLTEQRLATLKGMDPVLTITAHRAATLKVPAYDGDIARVALPNDVDLRWVRAMADPADDLSSPMKGPFKPAREGQTDVHRAGIALTKMARLLPACVVAPLDDGSAFASMHDLTRLDAKTALDTDLTPLDPVISARLPLDVSEAGRLHIFRPEDGAEEHYAIEIGNPDRAAPVLARLHSACFTGDVLGSLKCDCGPQLRGAMVQMGSEGAGVLLYLNQEGRGIGLANKMRAYSLQNQGFDTVEANHRLGFADDERDFRIGAEILRKLGFSQVRLLTNNPEKIAKLESCGLTVTERVPLKVGENRHNQAYLATKAKKSGHLL from the coding sequence ATGACATTCCCGACCACCGCTTTGATACCGACTCTGACAGAACGCCTCGCCCGCGCGCGCGCCGATCTGGGAATGGGTGTGCCGGTTGTGGTCTGTGATGGCGATCACGCGGTGATGATTTTGGCCGCCGAAACCCTGACCGAGCAGCGATTGGCCACGTTGAAGGGGATGGACCCAGTTCTCACGATCACTGCGCACCGTGCCGCGACCCTCAAAGTACCCGCTTACGATGGTGATATTGCACGCGTTGCCTTGCCCAATGATGTCGATTTGCGTTGGGTTCGGGCCATGGCTGATCCGGCAGATGACCTAAGCAGCCCGATGAAAGGCCCGTTCAAACCCGCGCGCGAAGGTCAAACTGACGTGCACCGTGCGGGAATCGCGCTAACCAAAATGGCGCGTCTATTGCCAGCCTGCGTCGTTGCCCCCCTTGATGATGGCTCTGCTTTCGCATCCATGCACGATCTCACACGTCTCGACGCAAAAACCGCGCTCGACACTGATCTCACACCTTTAGACCCCGTTATTTCTGCACGCTTGCCGCTTGATGTGTCCGAGGCAGGCCGTCTCCACATTTTCCGCCCTGAAGATGGCGCCGAAGAACATTACGCCATTGAGATTGGAAACCCTGATCGCGCTGCCCCTGTTTTGGCCCGTCTACACTCGGCATGTTTTACCGGGGATGTGCTCGGCAGTCTGAAGTGCGACTGCGGCCCGCAATTGCGCGGTGCGATGGTGCAAATGGGATCCGAGGGTGCCGGTGTCCTTCTCTATCTCAATCAAGAAGGGCGCGGAATTGGCCTCGCCAACAAGATGCGCGCTTATTCGTTACAGAATCAGGGTTTTGATACCGTTGAAGCCAATCACCGCCTTGGTTTCGCCGATGATGAACGCGATTTCCGTATTGGCGCTGAGATTCTGCGCAAACTTGGGTTTTCACAAGTTCGCCTTCTCACCAACAACCCAGAGAAAATTGCGAAACTCGAAAGCTGCGGCTTAACCGTGACTGAGCGTGTACCCCTCAAAGTTGGTGAAAACCGCCACAACCAAGCCTATCTCGCGACGAAGGCTAAGAAATCCGGCCACCTTCTTTAA
- a CDS encoding LON peptidase substrate-binding domain-containing protein — protein sequence MTKHKDLPSVIPIFPLSGALLLPRAQLPLHLFEPRYLAMLDDALKTDARMIGMVQPNEAVDGDDVLHTIGCAGRVTAMSETESGGYMITLSGVSRFRIGEEVDGFTPYRRACVDWNGFEDDLGEEQLDPDMNRAALMALLERFFEEADLSTDWGSMNEAEPETLINSLSMLCPFEPEERQALLEAETLPARREMLVTLIEYALHGGNEHKVMQ from the coding sequence ATGACGAAGCACAAAGACCTTCCTTCGGTTATCCCAATTTTCCCGCTTTCCGGCGCGTTGTTGTTGCCCCGTGCGCAGTTGCCGTTGCATCTGTTTGAACCGCGCTATCTGGCGATGCTGGATGATGCGTTGAAGACGGATGCGCGGATGATTGGGATGGTGCAACCCAATGAAGCCGTTGACGGCGACGACGTGTTGCACACGATCGGTTGTGCGGGGCGCGTGACTGCGATGTCTGAAACCGAATCGGGTGGCTATATGATAACGCTGAGCGGCGTGTCGCGGTTTCGTATCGGTGAAGAGGTTGATGGTTTTACGCCCTATCGTCGTGCTTGCGTTGATTGGAACGGGTTTGAAGATGATCTGGGCGAAGAACAACTAGACCCTGACATGAACCGTGCCGCTCTGATGGCTTTGCTTGAACGGTTCTTTGAGGAGGCTGATCTGAGCACCGATTGGGGCAGCATGAATGAGGCTGAGCCTGAGACATTGATAAATTCACTATCAATGCTGTGCCCGTTCGAACCAGAAGAACGTCAAGCATTGCTTGAGGCGGAAACGTTGCCAGCGCGGCGTGAAATGCTGGTGACATTGATCGAATACGCGCTTCATGGCGGAAACGAACACAAGGTGATGCAATGA
- a CDS encoding DMT family transporter yields MPTIVIGTTLLAALLHACWNALAKGAADKHLSMAGVIIGHLPFAIIGLLFVPMPDLACWPYLLGSLVLHFGYQVFLLNSYRIGDLTQVYPVARGIAPLIVAMVSVSFLNVILGWQEVLAIVLIGTGLLSLGLVRGHGGARNPKAAMLAAVTGCFIAGYSLVDGLGARVAGTGVGFYGWSAICNAVIFATFMRVTKPGTLSRLWTEGRFVLIVGGCASYCAYALVVWGFMQAPIALVTALRETSIIFALFIGVFFMGERLDLFKVGSTFLTLIGAVLLRFAR; encoded by the coding sequence ATGCCGACGATCGTTATAGGAACCACGCTTTTGGCGGCTTTGTTGCACGCTTGTTGGAATGCACTTGCAAAAGGGGCCGCTGACAAACACCTGAGCATGGCCGGCGTGATAATCGGGCATTTGCCATTTGCCATCATTGGGCTGCTGTTCGTTCCGATGCCGGATTTAGCGTGTTGGCCGTATTTGCTTGGATCGCTGGTGCTTCATTTCGGATATCAGGTGTTTTTGCTGAATTCTTATCGCATTGGCGATTTGACACAGGTCTACCCTGTCGCGCGTGGAATCGCGCCATTGATCGTCGCAATGGTATCTGTGTCTTTCCTCAACGTGATACTTGGATGGCAGGAAGTTTTGGCGATTGTTTTGATCGGCACAGGGTTGCTGTCGCTTGGGTTGGTGCGCGGGCATGGTGGTGCGCGAAACCCCAAAGCGGCTATGTTGGCTGCGGTGACGGGCTGTTTCATTGCCGGCTATTCACTGGTGGACGGGCTTGGCGCGCGCGTCGCGGGAACTGGCGTCGGGTTTTACGGGTGGTCCGCCATTTGCAACGCTGTGATTTTCGCGACGTTTATGCGGGTCACTAAACCGGGGACACTGTCACGCCTGTGGACTGAAGGACGATTTGTGCTGATTGTTGGTGGTTGCGCATCTTATTGTGCATACGCGCTGGTCGTTTGGGGTTTCATGCAAGCGCCAATCGCGTTGGTCACGGCATTACGCGAAACATCCATCATCTTTGCGCTGTTCATCGGCGTGTTCTTTATGGGGGAGCGATTGGACCTGTTTAAGGTCGGATCAACGTTCCTAACACTCATCGGTGCCGTATTACTTCGGTTCGCGCGTTAA